Part of the Coregonus clupeaformis isolate EN_2021a unplaced genomic scaffold, ASM2061545v1 scaf0934, whole genome shotgun sequence genome, agacatcatagctatgaaataacaccgatggaatcgtgtagtaaccaaaaaagtgttaaacaaatcaaaaacatgttatatttgagattcttcaatagccaccctttgccttgatgaaagctttgcacactcttggcattctctcaaccagcttcatgaggtagtcacctggaatatattttgattagggctgtcaaatgattaaaatttttaatcaaattaatcagaattttcagtggattaatcatgattaatcactatttgcaattacacctgaatcctaaccattttttttctgaaatgcataccaaaagataaataacaggacacagatacataattttcatattatgtctgtttattaacacagccaaataatggtgttttaaatcaagctgaaacatactacacaccataatatttgtctttgtaatgttccatcacttcctctttggcattcctcttaaccaggatgtacaatttacagtattcaattgaacagaaagcaataaatgtagtcaaatcataacagtgacctaccacatttttgcacaatttgagtcatctgtggaaaaaaacattttcaataaaactttTAAATCAAACCAAAGAACAATCTTTTACCTTTTCCTCCATTCTTTAATCCAGTTGCTCAAAAATCCAGTTGCTAACTACTTGCACTGAATGTTGCACTGAAACTGGTCTTTTTGTTTGAACATCACCTTTCAAATCTACTGAGCTTCATCATCTTTCAGCCAGTTGCTGAGGCAAACTAACTtgttcacattttctgaaagtaaaGCTGACCTTTTCTTGTTCACAATGTGACCTGCAACTGAGAAAAGTCGTTCACAGGGAACAGTGGTTGCAGGAGTGGCTAGATATTTGTGAGCTAGTGAGGCCAGCTTCTCATGGGCTCCTGAATGAGATGCCCACCACCTCAAGGGGCAGTCCTCCAATTTAATGGTGGGCTCTGCTCTGTACCTCTGTATGGCAGGTTGGACCTCTTCATCTTCTGATTCTGAATCTGAGCCCATTTGCAGAAGGCTGATTTTCTTCCTGGGTGGCCCATCATCATGTGTCTGTGAAGACCTTCTGGGTGATTCTTGTTGCAGCATCCCTTCAAGTGTGGTCCacacctcttccctgtctgtcttgggCAGGCATTTCAAGTCTTTGAAACGAGGATCCAAAACTGTAGCAATCTGGAGCCATGCAttgttgagctgttcttgacgggATGCTAGGTCCTCCTTGAACTTGGTCTTGAATCTCACCACATATGCAGGGTCCTCATCACAGGCTTCCATCTTGAGACGCAAGTGGCAGAGAGAAGGTAGTACCACAGAACAGGAGACATAGGCCTCTCCACCCAGGAGCTCAGTTACATacctacgcacacaaacacacacatgcacacagagacagtgtattattagaacagtggttatcaacatattattattattattattattattattattattattattattatcatcatcattattttttacatagaTACATGTTATTGATATTTGACTTGGTTTAATTCATTCCAGAAAATAATCAAAGCGATGTTATTTGATAAGTTACAGACTGATTTACCTGCATGGCTCTAGAAGTGTCTCCAGCCTCTGCAGTTTATCCCACTCTGCTGCGGTCGGCAAAACGAGTTTGT contains:
- the LOC121570127 gene encoding zinc finger BED domain-containing protein 4-like, whose translation is MVAAIRLTRYEHMNCVAHMVQRSVTVSLADSGFVNALAKARKVVGHFKHSPANAAELQAQQVSLGKKQEPLIQDVPTRWNSTLEMVKRVSRNKEAVIAALDNQEHKLVLPTAAEWDKLQRLETLLEPCRYVTELLGGEAYVSCSVVLPSLCHLRLKMEACDEDPAYVVRFKTKFKEDLASRQEQLNNAWLQIATVLDPRFKDLKCLPKTDREEVWTTLEGMLQQESPRRSSQTHDDGPPRKKISLLQMGSDSESEDEEVQPAIQRYRAEPTIKLEDCPLRWWASHSGAHEKLASLAHKYLATPATTVPCERLFSVAGHIVNKKRSALLSENVNKLVCLSNWLKDDEAQ